The genomic stretch aataatatACTATATCTCTGGGCAAACAATTACGTGAGACACGACATCCAACCGCCCACCGACAGACGGAGGTCGTTCTCTCTGAGTTCTCTCTTGAGTTTTGAATTGTAGTTGCAGTAAATGCGTGAAGGTTGGTTGGTTGGAGGACTCGTAATACTCCCTGCCCGAGCACAGCTGATCTGGCTAATGGGGGGCGTTGCCTGCGAATCAATGCTCCATTTACGATAAGCTGTAGCCCCAAAGTGCTTTCATGTGTCAATTGTTGATAGAGGGGGGAATACTTAGGGTACGCAGAGGGTCATGTGAGTCATTGAAAACGTCAAAGCAGATAAAGAGTTCCACCGTCATTCCAGCCTAGACCAGAAAACTACACACTCTTCTACACACTTTACTTCCAGATCGTCCatcaatttaattgaatcaaTAATCGAACTAATCAAAAAGCATAACGCAAATTCaatgaacaaataaataaactcaaacgatccaataaataaatcaatcaatacaaacgaatccaacaaaaagaacaaacgaAAAGTACTCTGGCATCTGGCAACGCTTTCTGCTCTCGAACGGAAGCTCGTAACGGTTATTCCACAGAATTTACTCACGCCCCGAGACCAGAGACCGGAGACCAGAGACCttggtgtgtgtgagtgtgcgagtgtgaaGGATATACGCTTAAAGGAAAGACCGAAAGAGACAGCAGGCAAAAGCCATGGGAAACTCATCGTCACACACGCACGAACCACTGGAGCGCGGCTTCACACGCGGAAAATTCGGTGATGTTAAAAATGGGGTAGgttccccccctctctctgcccACCTCTCGGGGTTGCACTTGTCTcgatctctgtctctctgttttgtGCTCTCTTTTGTGcattttgtattaatttattCACCCATTCTGTACCCTTCTTCTGCATAGAAATCCGCCTCCTTTCGGTTTAGTAAAAAATCCCCAAAGAAAATGGATCGTCTGCGTCGCTCTTTTCGCGACTCGTTTCGTCGGCGCAAGGATCGCGTCCCCGAGTCCTCGAAGCCGCATCAGTGGCAGGCCGACGAGGAGGCCGTCCGATCGGCCACCTGCTCCTTCTCGGTGAAATATCTCGGTTGTGTGGAGGTCTTCGAGTCGCGCGGCATGCAGGTCTGCGAGGAGGCCCTAAAGGTGTTGAGGGTAAGTTTTTGAAATGGTTGACATCTCCTCTCTTCCACTGGAAACCCCCACTAATTATGCTTTTCCCTGCAGCAATCTCGTCGTCGTCCTGTCCGCGGACTCCTTCATGTCAGTGGCGATGGCCTGCGTGTGGTGGATGACGAGACCAAGGGCCTGATTGTGGACCAGACCATCGAGAAGGTCAGCTTCTGTGCCCCAGATCGCAATCACGAGCGCGGCTTCAGTTACATCTGTCGTGATGGAACCACGCGACGGTGGATGTGTCACGGGTTCCTTGCGTGCAAGGACTCCGGAGAGCGTCTCTCGCATGCGGTGGGCTGCGCCTTTGCCGTGTGCCTGGAGCGGAAGCAGCGCAGGGACAAGGAGTGCGGCGTGACGATGACCTTCGACACGAAGAACTCGACGTTCACGAGGACTGGCTCCTTCCGGCAGCAGACGCTGACCGAGCGCCTGGCCATGGCCACTGTGGGGACCAACGAGAGGAGCGTGGACGGGCCGATGTCCGCTCCGGTGATGGGGCCGCCAGCAGCCACCGTCAAGCCGTTCAATCCGTTCGCCATCGAGCGACCCCATGCCACGCCCAACATGCTGGAGCGTCAGGGATCCTTCCGCTTGAGCACCATCGGCAGCCAGTCGCCGTTCAAGCGCCAAATGTCGCTGCGCGTCAACGATCTTCCGTCCAACGCCGATCGCCAGAAGGCCTTCCTGGCCGCCGCTGCCGGCAATCCGTCGTTGCACACGCCCCTCCGCAGTGTCTCCCCCATTGCCGAGGTCTCGCCGGCGAAGTCCGCCGGAGATTCCGTGAGTCAGCTGTGCCAGGAGCTCAGCCAGGGTCTCTCGCTGCTGACTCAAACGGACGCCATGCTGGCCGCCACGGCCGGCGACGACCTGAACTTCAACAACAACCGCAGCGTCAACCAGAACATCATTGCGGCCGAGAAGCACGAGCAGGTCCGAGAAATCTCATACAGTGCCGCACCCACGGCGCAGGTGACGCCCCGCGTGGTAAGCACCACGCCCACTTATCAGTCGCTCTCCTCGCAGTCGCCCACGCGATCGGAGCAGAGCTCGGacccggctgctgctgccgcagaGCTGCCCAACGCGGATCAATGGCTGGGACAGGTGGTGCGTAGTACATCGCCAGCGGCACCGGCAGCACCACCCAAGAGGCCCACCTACCTGGCCAATGTCGGACGCGCTCAGACGCTGGCCGCTGGAGGTGCCTCCGCCggtggaggaggcggtggcggaggcggacCCGAGGATCCGTTCGATGCTGAGTGGGCGGCCAATGTGGCGGCGGCCAAGAAACTGTCGCCGGATATGCCAGTCGCTGGTGGGACTTCACGCTCGCCAATGCATGCCAGGCACAGCACCAATCCGTTCATCTCTCCGCCCAAGGCGCCGGCGCAGACATTCCAGGTGCAGCTGTAGAGGGGTATCAGAGGATCACAGGATCACGAGGGGGTCAAAGTGTGGTTCACTTGAAAAAAACACAGAGGGGAgtagaggaggagcagaacagTCGGCCAAGCACACGGGATAAGggatgcaggatgcaggatggatggatggttatCACAGAAGATACGCAGATACTTAACGCAGGCATAACTAATGTTGAAATATAGAAAGATACGCATACAAGAATCCATTCCCCACTTAAACAGCTTATAGAATAAAAGATacgttagagagagagaagagagagagagagagagagagcgagatctGTAGATCTATCTATAAGCCCCACTCTTAGCACTAACTTTAGGTCTTGTTCTTTAGGCCAGAACCCAACCAACAATTGACCAAGCTACCAAGTTACccacaaaacgaaaaataagAATAAAGACCAGCACTAAGCAGCAGCACTCAATCCTTTTACACTCTCCCACAGAATCTGTATTATACTTTGGTAATATCCCTTCCAATCGATCCCACTCTAagcataatatatatatatatatgtatactgcTATATCTGCTATATAGGAAACACTcgtcttattattattattttaatgaatttgtCACGTGTGTGCGgaatttcacatttttttataatttagcCTAATTTTTAAATCTGTACAAAATGTATTATacttaaattataaatataatttaacgAACAAACgtaaacaagaaaaacaaaacgagaaaAACTTCAAGTTATTTAAACGgatacaaaataaatcaagCAGCTAAACAAAATTCTACTAATGAAAATACtatgataaataaataaatatgcaaaaatatatataaacaaaaaaatatacaataattttagaagatacatatgtatgtatgtatatgtaaaagACAAAGCGAAAAAATACATTcgatttgtgtgcgtgtgtgcttcATATGAAatgtgatttttgtgtttcAATTTTACTCTTATTTCGAACGctgagatgagatgagattaACGAAAGTAATTCCATTAAAATCGTAGAATGAAATGCACCAAAATGTTACTAAATGTTGGATATAACTATCCTCGAAAACTAGTTCAAGCCTTAGATAGACTCATCATCCATACAACAAATTTAGAGGGAATCCAAGAGCTCCACTATCATCAACGATCCATCGACCCCTGGAGTGTATCgttcctatatacatatatcagtggagatggagatggagatagagatagagatctATTGTATCTGTACATAGTATTAAATCAAAGATGCGAATCGAAACAACtatttacattttcatttcatttgcattgcaAAAAATGTCACCGCGGCTTCTTTTGGATATGGTTTCCATTGTTTCCTCATTTCGACACAgaatttttctatatatatatttacactGTTTAAGGGCACCGTTTGAAGACTTTAATCGAAAGAAAATCTATCtaaaaattgacaaaaatgTGTCTTTAAATTAAGCAAAAATCAAGAAGGCTCCAAAGTGGAATAAAAATTGAACATTTTACAATGAAagaccccccaaaaaaaacatattaaatacataaatacatatacaatattatctcatacgagtacgagtatataggaAATGCATATCGTTTCGTTTGACGTTTAGTGAAAATTGACAATGCACACATACGCATAAAATACCtaactaaaaaataaaaacaaaattattatcAAATGGCACATAGTATCTGAGATATTGTGTTTATGTTTATCCGTTTTGTACGACAATTGTATCGAACAAGAGAGTATTGAAATACAGGACATGAAATCGTTATTGCATATTCGAGTATTGTGAAGTATTTGGCATTCATTTGAGcgttaaataaattatacaaaaatcaatttaaaaattGAACGAATAAAATTGGTTTCTTTTCTATTTGAATTTTCACTGTGGCGGGATACAGTGGGCGCCACCTATGAGAGAGTACAGGAAATACACGTTTATGGCGCCACTGAGCACTTCCTCATGTCCCTCGACTTACTCACTCACCTGTATTCTATCAACATGTTGCTGTGCATCTTTTTCACTTAGAAACATCTAGTACCGTTATTTTTTGCAATGCTTATTCCATACACCCGACCCCGCTCTTTTTTGCTTATAGCGGGATGAGGCCGCCGTTTTGGACCGAAAAAACgtaataaatcaattaaaataacTGTTTTCTAGTACATCAAATATGTAATACACGTTTTGCACTGCCATTGCACATATTTCACACACTGACGGCGATCCGTCTTTCTTCTGCTGTGTTTCGGAACAcgttttcattattttaatattttcggCACTGCACCACACGACCGGCGACACCGCGCGACAATATTTTCCGACGATTTTCCAGTTTTCCGGATCGAAACGGCAAAAAACGCGGAGCTACTTGTTGATCCTTCAATCGCGCGCGGAAAAATGAGAGAGCGGCGTCACGTAAGCCAAGGCAGCTGAGAGCTTCATACAAAAGCTTTTACAAAGCTTTGTCATACTATGTCATACTTGTCAGCATTTGTCTCTTCCTTCCCTTCTCCACCTGCTAACCCATCGCACTATGGTCCGAAcgaccacttttgttggccaaaattaaTAACTCCCGAACGGAACAAGattttttcatttagttttttgtattgGATACATATAATCAATAAGAAATggatttaagaaaaaaaatgggtGTGGCACCGCCcctttttttaataatgcatatttaaatttttagttatagtgaaaaaaagtattaagcatattttatttcagAAAACGTCGTTGCACGACTgaaaaaaattttgatttaaataaaaataaaatcgtttaaaggTTTCCGTAAATTATTGCCGAAATCCTTGTCTAGAAGCAAGGTTAACGCCTCGTTAAGTGAGCTATGTGCCGGCTTTCCGACTGGGTCCTGTACAGCCTTACGAACTTAGTTAGCATATTTGGacataaagataaagatattATAACAAAGGCTTGTGGCCAATCCACATATTTTCGCTCAAACATCTTTGAATTTTACCGGCATTTGTTCCGGTATGTTGCCAAACGGTAACAAATTTTCTTGCTGGTATCTTCAAAagctttattaatttcatatgatatgtcGCCCTAAGATccgttttcaaataattgataaTTTTACCCTTCTCTGAATTCCATTCGGCAAACAAATCTGCATTTTCGAATTTGAGGTTATGCTCTATTAATGCAAATTCCAAGAATTGTGGTAAAAAGTGGCATTTCTAACTATATACATTTCAAAAAGAATTTATTAATCTACGACACAAAAAAGGTTTCAGGGTGGGACTAGGTAGGACTCACTTTGTACaccttttcaaaaattagttttcattaCAAGTTGGCACATGTTGAAGGCCTCACTTTAACCTTCAATTACGAAGACATCAGAACTACTAGAGACAGTTAAAAACTCAAAACACGTAGTAAGAACCCGACAGATTAAGATTcatcaaaaaaatttaatcacGTCTTggcgtttttcaatttttgagaTATCTAAAGTGGTTATTAATTTGCCACTTTTTCCCTTCACGTGCTTTACTATAAAAACAGTTGGGTTGCACAGCTGATTTTGCGAATGTGGCGCCATCTATGGAAATTTCTGGTACGCAGATTTAATGGTCGATCTTTTTCTAATGCAGAGCGATCAAAACCAGGTTTCAGTTTTGACTTTGAAAAATTaggttttggccaacaaaagtggtcgTTCGGACCATAGTGCATCGTGTGTAGTAAGTGTGATCATTTTTATATCTACACGTGTATATCCTTTTTAAAACGACAcgtgtatataaatatacctATGTATACACCTGAGGCGCCACCAATCGTGGAAAATtataagtaaaaaaaaaaccagaagtAGAGCGATGAAAATTATAGCAAGGAACATAGAAACATACCAACATAGGAAGCAAAATACTTttatcataaaaataaaatattatataagAGTTATTCTATTACTATAATATTCTATTTTTTTCACAGTCTATGTCTATGTTCCTTACTATAGGAGGGTCATAGAAACATATACCATTCATAAAATAGAATATTGTATTTCATCATAGAACACAGGACACATGGAGTTGAGCTAAAACATCGACAAAATACAGAACATACCATCCACTTAACGCACAGAGCTTCCGCTCTCCTCCCACAGGTGACGCCTTCGTTGTTCTAGTTGTGCTATTCAGCATAAGATGGCACCACACCACGATCACCATTAAACCGTTTTAAACCGTTATTGAAGCCCAAAATTTCTTGAGAGGATTAACAGAGGAATAGTATGAGAAGTTGTGAAGCACCTGCCATGGCAGTACTTTTGTAAGGACCTCCATGGGCCTAATCTGTTATGTTTTGTCTTTAGTATATTCCATTGAAAACAATCAAAGTTGACAACAGTTTAATTTTGCTGTGATTCAAACagatacaacaacaaattaagtAATTCAAAGAGAAAGATATGcggcccccctcccccacttaTAGAAGGCAGGATAAAAAAGGTTTGCATTATAATCTGCGGGAGACTGTCTGTAAGAGAGACGGAGGGCTAGAGAGAACTTCTTCCAGCCATCAAACATAATTACTTGCCCACGAGGCATGCGCCAGGTGACATTTCAGTGGCCACTTCGTCCttcgcccccctcccccactggGACGGTCATTAAGTGGTGTGCTGCCAACTTTAAGGAGAGATTCCTTCAAGGCTGGGCTGCCCTTTACTCTCTCCCTACCCTCTCGACCATCCGTTGCCTTGGGGCATCTTTGATAATGAATTTCGTTGTCGGGGACGCCCTTTTAAGTAGACTACGGTTTCTGTATCCTATAATcgtggaatgggaatgagtATGCTGTGCGAGGGTACACCATGCAACGGGTGGAAGAACATTTCATAAGCTTCAAAGTATCTACCTTATCTACTTATCTATTGAAAATCATCTCAAACGTGGAATTGTCAGCATTTATACCATAAATCTGCCATCTAATACCCACAGAAAGTCAATCGGAAAAGGGTAGTCTCTTTTCTACTTTAGAATGGTCAGGGTCTCCTGCCATATGATCGGGTAAGTATTTCAGACCCGTTTCAGAGACTctttccccctccctctcgcGCAATGCACTTGCTGCCGCGCAATCAACTGTCAATGAACTCGAAGCAATTTTGTTAACAAGTTTCTGGTTTCCGGCCAAACGCTTTCATTTCGCTCCTTTCCTTTTCCGCTCTCTGTGTTTTGTGGGGGGTGGCGGCTATGGCCATGGGTAGCCTTATTTGTTTCTCCTCGTTTTTCGCTGCTTTACGGTCTGCAGCtgaaatttatgtttattttttttcgtgcCATGCAATTTGCTTTTTGATTATGTGGACGCGGTCAGTCGTCGGTGCCTTTACAGGGTTTTCCTCTCCATTCCAGGGTCTCCTTTAGGTtcccctcactctctctctctctctctctctgtctctactCGCCCTCTCCTTTATGCATTCACGATGATGGATCCAACAAATAACTCATTTCTATGATAACTTGGCCAATTGCCCGcatcccccgccccccccacCAGAGAACTTTCCAACGCTTTCACTCTGGCGGCCTGGCATTGTGTGCCTTAAGTTACTTAGCTTTATGACTCGAACGGGGACTGGCGTTGCAAGTTGCAAAGTGCTTGAGCCAGCCATCTAGTGCCGTTATTGACACATATCTGCCTCGAAGCGTAAGAAGTTGCACAACTTGCATGAAAAGTTGTggatttttcatttaaattgcGGAGAATGCTAATCGAAATCCAGGGCCAAGCATCCTctcaaaatttaattacgTCCTGAGCGCCCTGTAAAATCATTTTGTGGCAAGTCAAATTAAGCGCAACAAACCACAgaccacacagatacacgcacacacaaagaggcagacaggcagacggGCAGACTGGTATAATTAGCCACTGGAGAAGAGCGGGGGGCAAAGGCAGATTGGACATTGAGTTCGTAATCCTGTGCTTTGCTGCGTTTTGCCTCAATTGCAAATTACATTTAAGATGCGTCGTCGCCGTAAAGCAAAGAGCAACTACGATTCGCTTGAGATGCACCATGGCTCTGGGAGGTAGGACCTCTACCTTTGCCACTCTAATCCTTCAGGCAGACAGAGAATTGCATCAGGCAAGTACTACGATCTGTGGacactgcgtatacgtaatttatAGCCAAGAAGTTTTATATTTTCCCACTCCTTAACGATACCCATTTCGAATCTGAATGATCCCATCATCCGTTTGCTGTTTGACTTTTGAGCTGCAGCTTATTTCAATTATGATAATCAATGCCCTCTCATGTGATTCAGAGAAACTTTCTCCCGCACTGCACTCGAGAGTGTTGGACTTTtgcctttcgtttcgtttcgtttcggatTCTTTGCATTGGAAAAACTTTTAACGCGACATGTCATGCCCGAGTGCGGCTGCGAATGTTTGTGTTGATTTTGCTGCGCACATTTTTCAACACTGTCAGGGCATCCGCATTCGCATCCgcccccccatccccatccccatccccgtctACGAGTAGTATCCGGAAACTATGCACGAGCGCTGACATCATTTGTCATGTCTTCTTCGCGCTCGGGTCCTGGCTCTGGTGgagcgaacaaaaaaaatagggGAAAAACAATAGCTTGTGGAAAAGTTGGCATGTGGAAAAAgtcaaaaatggaaaaattgcTGACAATGCAATCTGAATTGTGCATAAGCTAAAGTTTGTCAGCTCTGTGGCTGGGATCCCGatcccccccagcccccagagGAGCAGCACCCTCCCCGTCACCCTCTGCCAACACACAGGCATGCATGCATCTTGGATCAACacttggggggggggatgaGGTTCAAGATATGGCCCTGATATAATGCGATATGGTGTGACAGGCCAGTGAGGTGAATGGTTATGAATGAGGcgggaaaaaaaagagagaaggcAAGAGAAACTTTTGACATTACAGATATCGATAGGGCATTGGATGGGGTATCGATAAGCGCGAACGATAGGTAGACAGATGGAACCCTGAAGTACAGTCTGCCCTTAATTCTAATACAAGATTGTTGCTATATTTTAAACATATTCCCCCATAAATCTCTGCATGACCTTGAACCTCCTTTTGGCATCTTCCATCTTAGCCATCAGGCAAGAATCCTTAACCCTCCATGTCACGAGTCAGAGCTCGCTGCCACCTTGCCACACGAGTAGCAGGAGAGCCATGATGATTGATGACACTCTGCCTTCAGAggcgctgtcgctgtcgctctcACTCTCAGTCTCTGGGCTTTTggggcaacaaaaaattgtcAAGCCAGAGGCAAATACTTGTTAACACGTTGTTGCTCACGGGCACGGACCCCCAGGAGCCATGCCGCTCTGGGGGAAAATGTCAGGAGTTGTCAAATCAAGTTGCAGCACAAGGAGACGCTGCTACATGCTGCACGCCCCATGCTTCATGGTCCACGTACCACACCACactcctctctccctcgctctctccctcgctctctgtcAGCGACATAGTTTGTGGAAATTATCGAAATTGTATTATGGAAATTTcatgcaaacaaaatttttctGTAGagcagagctgctgctgcttcgtttttttcttgttgtgctttgattttttgttgttgaaaattagtttttcaattttcttttggaAGTAGGAAAAGTGCAAGGGCCCTGGCCGAAACGAAAAGTTTCTTCCAGAGAAAGAAAGACGGGGGAGACTCCAACGACAGAAccaggaggcaggcaggccaggACCCCAAagttatgtacatatttatcgGTGCCGGGGCTAGATCTGTTCTgtggaatattttttaatatgcaGATTGATTTGGCAATCGGAATCGATTTAAGGGATATGTTtattcgtttatttatttccctGGGCATTTGTCATAGCTAGAAATATGGCCAAGAGAGTCTTGACtgcattttttaattaaaaacttttttacagcagcagcagacgagTCATAGATAACCCCCCCAGATCCTCCAGGTGCCGGCTTCTGCGTAAATTTATGCCCAGTCAGAGACGTACAAGGTACGATATAACACACGTAGTTACAGCCGACCCCGATTCAACCTTTGCCCTGTCCCTGtgcctgtccctgcccctgtgCCTGTCCTTGCCCTTGcttgtgcctctgcctctgccttttgTCCAGACAATCAACATGTTGCGGGCCGGGCCCAAGTAATGCTCTCGGGCAAGTGGCCGGCACGTAATTGCAATTTAACCCGTTTTGAGCTTCACTTAGCCAGCATTTTATGGCACTGAGAGACCAAGACCCCTGCTTCCCTGCtcccctgctgctcctctgctgctgctgtggcaagcTTATGAAATTTATAAGCGCCAAGCTGCTGATGCTCCAGCTCTGATGCTCCTCTGCTACTTGACTGAGGCCACAAATTCATAAGCTCTGAGTTGTGGCCCGAACAGGAGTGTGAACCTCAGGCCGCAGGCAAGCAAATACGCAGCCAGGATTCAGTAGAGGAGTCAGAAGTCACTCCGGAACAATGGCATGCCCATGCACAGCACCCATACATACGACGGAGTACGTTAAACAGCTGGCAACGCCATGAATTcatagaagcagcagcagcagcagacgtgAAAGCCGAAAATAGACTGCTATTTTGGGTCTACTACCCCTAAGATGTTTAGTCACATTAAAAAGAGTCCCATTTGAAAGATACTTCAAGAAAGTAAAGCCACAAAAGATAAGAACTAGACTGTATATGGTTCCCTAGTCTCTCATTAAATATGAATGAGTGGATGGCACTCGAAGTAGCTTAAAAACCTATCAAATTTGAGGGCTctttaaatgttaattattTCAAGAAAAAGTAGCTGTGATTAGATTGTGAGCACTTGACTTTATTGGGCTTGAAAGAATCACTAAACATCTAACTAAAACTGTAAGATTTGCTCTTCCAATTGTACAGATCCTAAAGGACTCACTGCCATGTTTAACATTTGAGTTttgagttttctttttggcataTTCATGCCCATTGCACTTTGATCGATGATTGGCAAAGATTTCAGTTGATTACCCAGGAACTGAACAGAAATCAATTTATCTAAATGTagcatatatttttattgtgtttggGACTACTCTTTCGTGTGTGTCCGACGAACCGGAGCtcgataaataatttatttctcTCAGCTGCACGCAAAGGCATGGCagggcagcagagcagcagagcagcagtgGCAACCGCAAAAATGGATAGACAGTAGGAAAAACTAAAGGAAAAACTAGTACAGAAagccacacacgcacagatggacagacagagagacagacaggcagacagataGACGGAAAGAGCACAGACCCAGACACATACTCGGGATCTATACAGTGGCTATACAAATGAGACAACACCTGGgccacagagcacagagcacagaggaactgaaactggaagctggagcggaacggaacggaggAG from Drosophila pseudoobscura strain MV-25-SWS-2005 chromosome 4, UCI_Dpse_MV25, whole genome shotgun sequence encodes the following:
- the numb gene encoding protein numb isoform X1, which translates into the protein MGNSSSHTHEPLERGFTRGKFGDVKNGKSASFRFSKKSPKKMDRLRRSFRDSFRRRKDRVPESSKPHQWQADEEAVRSATCSFSVKYLGCVEVFESRGMQVCEEALKVLRQSRRRPVRGLLHVSGDGLRVVDDETKGLIVDQTIEKVSFCAPDRNHERGFSYICRDGTTRRWMCHGFLACKDSGERLSHAVGCAFAVCLERKQRRDKECGVTMTFDTKNSTFTRTGSFRQQTLTERLAMATVGTNERSVDGPMSAPVMGPPAATVKPFNPFAIERPHATPNMLERQGSFRLSTIGSQSPFKRQMSLRVNDLPSNADRQKAFLAAAAGNPSLHTPLRSVSPIAEVSPAKSAGDSVSQLCQELSQGLSLLTQTDAMLAATAGDDLNFNNNRSVNQNIIAAEKHEQVREISYSAAPTAQVTPRVVSTTPTYQSLSSQSPTRSEQSSDPAAAAAELPNADQWLGQVVRSTSPAAPAAPPKRPTYLANVGRAQTLAAGGASAGGGGGGGGGPEDPFDAEWAANVAAAKKLSPDMPVAGGTSRSPMHARHSTNPFISPPKAPAQTFQVQL
- the numb gene encoding protein numb isoform X2 — protein: MDRLRRSFRDSFRRRKDRVPESSKPHQWQADEEAVRSATCSFSVKYLGCVEVFESRGMQVCEEALKVLRQSRRRPVRGLLHVSGDGLRVVDDETKGLIVDQTIEKVSFCAPDRNHERGFSYICRDGTTRRWMCHGFLACKDSGERLSHAVGCAFAVCLERKQRRDKECGVTMTFDTKNSTFTRTGSFRQQTLTERLAMATVGTNERSVDGPMSAPVMGPPAATVKPFNPFAIERPHATPNMLERQGSFRLSTIGSQSPFKRQMSLRVNDLPSNADRQKAFLAAAAGNPSLHTPLRSVSPIAEVSPAKSAGDSVSQLCQELSQGLSLLTQTDAMLAATAGDDLNFNNNRSVNQNIIAAEKHEQVREISYSAAPTAQVTPRVVSTTPTYQSLSSQSPTRSEQSSDPAAAAAELPNADQWLGQVVRSTSPAAPAAPPKRPTYLANVGRAQTLAAGGASAGGGGGGGGGPEDPFDAEWAANVAAAKKLSPDMPVAGGTSRSPMHARHSTNPFISPPKAPAQTFQVQL